A genomic region of Enterococcus sp. 12C11_DIV0727 contains the following coding sequences:
- a CDS encoding metallophosphoesterase, with amino-acid sequence MDKITVLSTTDIHGFLTAAGQEESGISSLPAIAESYHEPILIDNGDFLVGSPQTTFFNTTKTISPLIKLANEIGFDVMVPGNHDFDYGIDFLKCQAEAFNGHYLCANVLDLTDEQIFEPYTIIERGNLKVGVIGVITSAMPQIADYEQTKELKFINVIDSLKRWVPIVKAQVDVLIVSYHGGIERDMSCGQPTQYDTGEDQTYRIIDEIAEIDGVICGHQHRVNAGVLNDTAFVQPGYRGNYIGELSFSIQNNQVVEKQAQLVATKRYPTIVFSVYNEVDYENWLDQELDVRRLDQYLAKKVPGTFYAVTLKGKTIRDFLASFTPPYTLSTYHVSQEELRQLLINQSISGIKIAHDQIIPKQSDYRITTNRALFPSYRLETNYIYNVFDEYLATINGNAK; translated from the coding sequence ATGGATAAAATAACAGTTTTGAGTACGACAGACATTCATGGTTTTTTAACAGCAGCTGGACAAGAAGAGAGTGGCATTAGCTCTCTTCCTGCAATTGCTGAAAGCTACCATGAACCAATTTTGATTGACAACGGTGATTTTCTGGTAGGTAGTCCTCAGACTACTTTTTTTAATACAACTAAAACAATTTCACCTTTGATCAAGTTGGCGAATGAAATCGGATTTGATGTGATGGTTCCAGGAAATCATGATTTTGATTATGGAATTGATTTTTTGAAGTGTCAAGCAGAGGCTTTTAATGGGCACTATCTTTGTGCTAATGTTTTGGATTTAACTGATGAACAGATTTTTGAGCCATATACAATTATTGAACGAGGAAACTTGAAAGTTGGTGTGATCGGTGTGATCACCAGTGCAATGCCGCAAATTGCTGATTATGAACAAACCAAAGAGTTGAAATTTATCAATGTGATCGATAGCTTAAAGCGGTGGGTACCTATTGTAAAAGCACAAGTCGATGTTTTGATCGTAAGTTATCATGGCGGAATCGAACGTGATATGAGTTGCGGCCAACCAACTCAATATGATACTGGAGAGGATCAAACTTACCGAATCATTGATGAAATAGCGGAGATCGATGGTGTGATTTGTGGACACCAGCATCGAGTCAACGCGGGCGTGCTGAACGACACAGCTTTTGTACAACCGGGATATCGGGGAAATTACATTGGAGAGTTAAGTTTCTCCATCCAAAATAATCAAGTAGTGGAGAAACAAGCACAATTGGTTGCGACTAAGAGGTATCCAACGATAGTTTTTTCTGTATATAACGAAGTTGACTATGAAAATTGGCTGGATCAAGAACTAGATGTAAGGCGTTTGGATCAGTATTTAGCTAAAAAAGTACCAGGAACTTTTTATGCAGTGACACTTAAAGGAAAAACGATTAGAGATTTCTTAGCTAGTTTTACTCCGCCCTATACACTTTCAACCTATCATGTGTCGCAGGAAGAACTAAGACAGTTGCTGATAAATCAATCGATTTCAGGCATCAAAATAGCGCACGATCAAATAATACCTAAACAATCTGATTACCGAATAACAACGAATAGAGCGCTTTTTCCAAGCTATCGTTTAGAAACAAATTATATCTATAATGTGTTTGATGAGTATCTTGCTACTATCAATGGTAATGCAAAATAA
- the phnE gene encoding phosphonate ABC transporter, permease protein PhnE, producing MSINRKLKSYLPIIVVLAIILYSAAGIDYSEAGNMSFDMVKSVLSGLFHPDWGYIYDGSGEDLMSLLLLTIGIAFLGTVIATVLALPLTFISAHNLWKSNTIVSKIGKFICNVLRAFPELVYAIIFVKMVGPGPFAGVLAIGVHQIGMLGKLYTEEIESMDEAPVESMTAVGANFWQTMFYARLPQLIPTFLSLALNHFEIAVRSAATLGLVGAGGIGAPMIFAIQSRAWDKVGIILFGIIITVFLIDAITGYLRKKLQ from the coding sequence ATGAGCATAAATCGAAAATTAAAAAGCTATTTACCAATTATTGTTGTTTTAGCAATCATTCTTTATTCAGCAGCGGGTATCGATTATTCGGAGGCTGGAAACATGTCTTTTGATATGGTCAAATCAGTTCTTTCTGGGCTGTTCCATCCAGATTGGGGTTATATCTATGATGGTAGTGGCGAGGATCTAATGAGTTTACTACTGTTAACGATCGGTATTGCTTTTTTAGGAACTGTGATTGCGACGGTCTTAGCGTTGCCGCTAACGTTCATTAGTGCGCATAATCTATGGAAATCGAATACGATTGTTTCTAAAATTGGTAAGTTCATTTGTAACGTACTAAGAGCTTTTCCAGAACTTGTTTATGCAATCATTTTTGTGAAGATGGTTGGACCAGGTCCTTTTGCTGGTGTCCTAGCAATTGGGGTTCATCAAATCGGGATGCTAGGGAAATTATATACTGAAGAAATCGAATCAATGGATGAAGCACCTGTAGAATCAATGACGGCAGTCGGTGCTAATTTCTGGCAAACAATGTTTTATGCACGCTTGCCGCAATTGATTCCAACTTTTTTATCACTAGCCTTGAATCACTTTGAAATTGCAGTCCGCAGTGCAGCGACTCTTGGGCTTGTTGGAGCTGGGGGAATCGGGGCACCGATGATTTTTGCAATTCAATCCCGAGCATGGGATAAAGTTGGTATTATTTTGTTTGGCATTATCATTACCGTTTTCTTGATTGATGCTATAACTGGCTATCTACGCAAAAAACTACAATAA